In bacterium, the sequence CGGCGCTCGAACCGATGACCCACTCCACGCCGTTGTCGGTCGTGGTCCAGCCCGGGATGGTGCCCAGGCCCCCGGAGACGAGCATCCAGGTGACGACCCCGGCCTCCGGTTCGAAGGAGCCGTTCACCGACCTGGGCGGGAGCAGGCGCCGCCAGCGCCAGGTCAGGGCCAGCAAGAAGAAACCACATTCACAAATCGACGCATCATGAAGCACGCCTGGCTAAATCGGAGAAAAAACAGAGAGAAATCGTATCATATTGGCACGGATAGTCAATCCCTGGGATGTGGCCCCCGGCCAGGATTCCTGCCAACCTTCAGGCCGCCTGCATCGTCTTATCCCTGTTGCCCGGTCAGGAACCCGCCACCCGTCCCTCGGAGCGCCACCCGCATGATCGCCGATCGCGCCAGCGCCGATCCTGCCGCCCGGCCCGCCACGCCGGTCGCCGATGCGGTCCTGGCAGCCCGGGCGGCCGCCGGGCGACCGCGGGGCTTTCGAACAGATCTATCGGCGTCACGCCGCGCGCGTCCACGGCCTGAGCCTGCGGCTGGCGGGCGACCGGGGGCAGGCGGAGATCCTGACCCAGGACACGTTCGTGAAGGCCTGGCTGGCGCTCGGCGGCTGGTCGGGCCAGGCACCGTTGGGGGCCTGGCTGGGCCGCATCGCGGTGAACTGCTGGCGCGACCAGTGGCGTTCCGAGCAGCGCGCGCGGCGCTGGCTGGTCGACGCGGGCGAGGATGACGGTCTCGAGCGCCTGGCCGCGCAGTCGCGGGGTGTTTCGGCGGACGGCGTGGTGCCCATGCTGACGGCCGTCGACCTCGAACGCCTGATCGCCCGGCTGCCCGAGGGCGCCCGCACGGTCTTCGTGCTGCACGAGGTCGAGGGCTATCCCCAG encodes:
- a CDS encoding RNA polymerase sigma factor codes for the protein MRSWQPGRPPGDRGAFEQIYRRHAARVHGLSLRLAGDRGQAEILTQDTFVKAWLALGGWSGQAPLGAWLGRIAVNCWRDQWRSEQRARRWLVDAGEDDGLERLAAQSRGVSADGVVPMLTAVDLERLIARLPEGARTVFVLHEVEGYPQAEVATLLGVSEGTIKSQMFRARALLRAMYSEPERRRHEA